In Candidatus Sulfotelmatobacter sp., the genomic stretch ACGCCACCGGCACGATTGAGGAACTGAGCCGGCGGATTGACCTGATAGGGACGCAGCGCCAGCCGCAGCTTCACCACGCGAGAGCGGGCGGCGAGGTTACGGAGCCGGTAGCGCACGCGCAGCGGCGCCCGATCGCCCTCTCCGTCGGCGAACGCCGTCACCTCGAGCCGCAGATCGTCGAGCGCCCAGACGACACTCGGGATCGGCCGCTCTCCACCTCGCAGACTCTGAGTCACGCGCGCATCGGCCCAGGTTCGAAGCCCGGTCTCGACGCCGAGAAACGGCTCGATCGAGAACGTGCCGTGCGCCACCTCGATCGCGCCGTCCTCGCCCAGCAACACCTTCGACCGCGCTCCGGGCGCTCCGACGATCGTCCAGTAGCTCTGCTCGCCGAGAAAGGCCCGCGGGAAACAGCCGCGCGGGGCGTCGCTCGCCATCGACACCACCAGCGAGTTGGGATCCGCCGCCCACTCAACCGGCTTCACTTCGATCTCGCCGAGTGACGGGCGGCCGCCCCGCAGCGCGATGCGGAGCCGGCGCGCCTCGCGCTCGGGCAGCACGACGTAGTCGCGCAGGCCGCGCGCACCGCGCACCGACTTCGCGATGCGCCACGCGCCGCGCGCGTCCGCCTGCTCGACATCGTAGTTCCGCGGCGGGCCGGCCGCCTGCCAGGTGAGGATCAGGCCGCCGAACTCGCGGTCGTAGCCGAGATCGAGATCGAGCCACGGCGCGCGATCGGTGGAGCTCGGAGTCCACCCGGTGCCGGGCAGGCGATCCACCGCCCATCCCGCCGAGCCCGAAGACGCGGTCGCGACCGGCCGGGGCGGAGTCGCCGGTGGCCTGGCGAGCGGCTCGAAGCTCAGCTCGTCGAACCACACCGTGCCCTTTCCCCCGCTGCCGGCGGTGATCGCGAACTCGATCGCGCGCGCGTGCCGCAGCTCGCCGCCGCCCCGCGGGCCCCACGCGAACGCGATCTGCCGGCGTTTCGTCACCAGGGTTTCCCATTTCGCGGGAAACTCGAAGTTGCGCCGGTTGCACCACCACACGTTGTCCCCGGTCGAATCGGCGAGCTTGAACTCGAGATTCTGCGGTGCCGTCGCGCCGCGAAGGCGGATCGCGAACCGGTAGTTCTCGGGAAGCGGCAGGTCCAGCTCGCGGTGGAGCACGGCGTAGCCGCCGCCCTTCTGAAAGTCGAAATCGACGCGCAGGCAGTGGCCCCAGGGACCGGGCTCGCTCGAAAGCTTCATCTGCACGCCGTCGGCCGGAATCGCGCGCCAGGCCGATGTCGATTCGAAATCGTCGAGCACGCGCGGCGCGGATCGGCCCGCCACCGGAGCGAGCGCGACGGCGGCGATCATCGCCATCCCGGCAAACCGGCGAGGCGCCCTCACCCCTTGAGGCTCCCCCGCATCACGCCCTCGGTGTAGAAGCGCTGGAGCACGAGGAAGGTGATCACCACCGGCAGCACGGTGAGCACGGCGCCGGCCATCATCAGCTCGGCGTCCTGGATGTGCTCCCCTGCCAGGCTCGCGAGGGCGACCGGCAGCGTGAAGCGCGACGCGTCCCGGAGCACGATCAACGGCCACAGGAAGTCGTTCCAGGCCGACAGGAAGCTGAACAGGGTCAGGGTGACTAGGATCGGCTGGATCACGGGCAGGACGATGCCGAAGAAGATCCGGTACTCGCCGGCGCCGTCGATGCGCGCCGCGTCGAGCAGCTCGTCGGGGATCGAGAGCGCGTACTGCCGCACCATGAAGATCCCGAGCACACTCGAGAGATACGGGATCATCACGCCGAGCGGCGTATTGACCAGCCCCATGGCCTTGAGCTGCAGAAACAGCGGCAACATGCCGACCTGGGTGGGCACGACCAGCGCCACCACCAGCAGCTGGAAGAGCCGGTCGCGCCCGCGGAAGCGCAGCTTGGCGAACGAGTAGCCGGCCATGGCGTTCACGATCACCGAGACCGCGGTGCCCACGCCGGCAATCAGCAGGCTGTTGAGGAAGTTCCTCGCCAGCTGAAGGCGAGAGAACAGCGCTGCGTAGTTGGCAAGCGTCGGGTGCGCGGGCAGGAGCGGCGGCGGGAAGTTGCTGGACTCGCCGGGGCTCATGAACGACGCCGACACCATCCACAGCAGCGGCGCCGCAGTGAGCAGCGCCAGCGCGGCCAGCGCCGCGTGCAGCAACCACGTTACTCCCGGCCGCCTCACGCCCCGGCCCTGCGCTCGCGCTGCAACCACATCTGCACCGCAGTACCGATCAGCATGATGCCGAACAGCAGGAACGAGATCGAGCTGGCGAGCCCCATGCGCCACCACCGGAACCCCTGCTCGTACATCAGCAGCACCACCGTGACGGTGGCGCGCAGCGGCCCGCCCTGCGTCATCACGTAGGGCTCGGCGAAGATCTGGAACTGCGAGGTCATGGTGGTGATACCGACGAACAGGAAGGTGGGCCCGAGCGAGGGCAGCGTGATGTGCCGGAATCGCTGCCAGCCGCTCGCGCCGTCGAGCGCCGCGGCTTCGTAGTATTCCTCGGGAATGCCCTGCAGGCCGGCCACGAAGATCAGCATGTTGTAGCCGAAATTCTTCCAGACGGTCAGCACGATGATGCCGATCAGCGCATATCTCGGATCGCCGAGCCAGTCCACCGCCGGCAGCCCGAGGCGCGACAATCCCCAGTCAATGAGCCCGTAGTGCGGGTGATACAGATAGCGCCAGACGATCGCCACCGCCACCAGCGTGGTCACCACCGGCGTGAAGAAGATCACGCGGAACAGCCCCTTGGCGCGGGCGAGCTTCGCGTTCACCAGCAGCGCCGCACCGAGCGAGACCAGCACCGAGAGCGGCCCGCCCACGAAGACGAACACCAGCGTGTTGCGGAGCGCGTTCCAGAACTCGGAGTCGTGCAGCACGCGCGAATAGTTTCCGGCGCCGATCACGCGCAGCACCGACGGGTCGCCGATCGCGTAGACGTCGAAGTCGGTGAAGCTGAGCCAGAACCCGACCAGCACCGGCACCACGAAGAACACCAGGATCAGAGTCACCGCAGGGCCGGCCAACAGCCAGCCGGCGCGCGCCTCGCGCCCGCGATCCGAGCGGCTCATGGAGCGAACCCGGCGTGCGACGCGTGACGCGCACGCTCCACCAGCCAGCGGCGCTTCTCGAGCATGCGATCCACGTCCCGATCGAGCCCGGCCAGCGCCGAATCCACCGGCGAGGCGCCCCGCGCCACGCGCTCGGCATAGTCCTGGAGCCGGTTGGCGATCTGCTCCCACTCCGGCACCTTGGGCGTCGGCACCGCGCGCTCGAGCTGAATGCGGAAGGCATGGAGATGACGGTCGACCGCCAGCGCCGAATCGGCCCACGCCTCGCGCCGCGCCGGCAGATCGCCGCAGGCGTGGTAGAACGCCACCTGTTGTTCCGGGCGCGACAGGAATTCGATCAGCTTCCAGGCGTCGTCCTGGCGGCGCGAGCGGTGGAAGATCACGAGGCTCGATCCGCCCGCCAGCGACAGGCGGCTCGATTCGCCGTCGGGGCCGGGCATCGGCGCCGTTTCCCAGGCGTCGGCGAGCGACGGGGGGAGCCGGCGCGAGAACTCACCCATGTCCCATGGACCGCTCACGTACATGGAGAAGGTGGCGCGCGCGAACTCGTCGTAGAGGTTGGCGATCTCGTTGTTGGTGAGCGGCGGCGCCAGCCGATCGCGGTACCAGGAAGCGTAGAACTCGAACGCGCGCCGGAAGCTCGTGTCCGAGAACGCGGCGCGCGTGTCGTCATCCACCAGCAGCGGCGATCCGCGCTGGAGCCCGAGGATCACCGGCACGTTCCACTGGTTGGCGGGCGCGAAGATCGCGTACTTGCCGGGCCCCGCCAGGCGCCGCACCGCCTCCATCGCCTGCCGCCAGCCCTGCCAGGTGCCGGGAATCGAATCGTAGCCGGCGCGCTTCAGCAGATCACGACGATAGAACAGCACGCGCGTGTCCACGTACCACGGGATGCCGCGCAGCTTGCCGTCGATCACGTTGGTGTCCCAGATCCCCGGGAAGTAGCCCTGGGGGTGGACCTCGGCCGAGTGCAGGACGCGCGCGTCGAGCGGCTCGAGCGAATGGAGCGCCGTGAACTCGCTCACCCAGGTGTTGCCGAGCTGGGCGACATCGGGCGTCGACTGTCCCACGAACGAGGTGATCAGCTTCTCGTGCGCGGCCGACCATGGAATCTGCTGGACCTCGACGCGGATGCCGCTCTCGCGCTCGAACTCGCGCACCCGCTCCTCCACCACCTCGCCCTCGCGGCCCATCGCCCAGAAACGAAGCGGCGGCTCGGACCGTCGCGCGCAGCCGGCGGCGAGCAGCAGCGCCAGAATCGCCGGGAGCCGGGCGAGTTGCGCGTTTGACGCGCGCCTCACTTCCAGTCCGCGGGCGCCGCGTCGAGCCAGCCGCCCTGGAATCCGGCGCGACGCAGCCCGCGCACGATGAATGGATTCCTGCGCATGGTGCGCCAGATCAGCCCGGAACGCGCGTTCTCGATCATCGCCAGGATCGGACCCTGGTCGATCCCCAGCTGATCGACGTCGAACCAGCCCCTGCCGACCACCACCCGCCCGTAGGGGACCCGCGCGGCGAAGTCCAGAGTCGGGTTGAACGCATCCACGAATCCGTACCGATTCATCGCCCAGGTCCCGTAGTCGGCCCGCATCGCCATCAGCACCTCGGCCGACTCGCGCGGGGTGAACGGCATCGAGCCGGCCGCCGCCGCCGGGCAGATCGTGCCGTCGTCGTGCACACGGGTGAACGAAGCGCCGCGCGCGGAATAGCTGAAGAATTCGCGCTGCCGCCCGGCGACGATGAAGGTGGTGTCGATCGGCCCGTCGCAGGCGGTGAGCCCCCACAGTCGTTCGCCGTAGCCGCGCAACCCGGACGGATTGGCGATTGCGTAGGCGCGCTGCGCCAGCGTGGCGCGCCGCGAGTTCTCGAAGTAGTCGAGATCGTGAGCGCGCATGAAGTCGTCGCGAATCCCGCGGAAGTCGATCCAGACGTGCGAATACTGGTGCCCGAAGAGCGGGGCGAACCCCAGCATCTGCTGGCCCTCGAACGAACCCCAGCGGTAGTGCCGCGTGTAGGCCGACCAGAGTCCGGGCGCCACGCGATGCGTGTTGGAGCCGAGCGCCAGGATGTGCAGGATGATGGTTTCGTTGAGCCCGCCCCAGTCGTAGGGAAGGAAGCCCTCTTC encodes the following:
- a CDS encoding sugar ABC transporter permease, which produces MSRSDRGREARAGWLLAGPAVTLILVFFVVPVLVGFWLSFTDFDVYAIGDPSVLRVIGAGNYSRVLHDSEFWNALRNTLVFVFVGGPLSVLVSLGAALLVNAKLARAKGLFRVIFFTPVVTTLVAVAIVWRYLYHPHYGLIDWGLSRLGLPAVDWLGDPRYALIGIIVLTVWKNFGYNMLIFVAGLQGIPEEYYEAAALDGASGWQRFRHITLPSLGPTFLFVGITTMTSQFQIFAEPYVMTQGGPLRATVTVVLLMYEQGFRWWRMGLASSISFLLFGIMLIGTAVQMWLQRERRAGA
- a CDS encoding carbohydrate ABC transporter permease, which codes for MLHAALAALALLTAAPLLWMVSASFMSPGESSNFPPPLLPAHPTLANYAALFSRLQLARNFLNSLLIAGVGTAVSVIVNAMAGYSFAKLRFRGRDRLFQLLVVALVVPTQVGMLPLFLQLKAMGLVNTPLGVMIPYLSSVLGIFMVRQYALSIPDELLDAARIDGAGEYRIFFGIVLPVIQPILVTLTLFSFLSAWNDFLWPLIVLRDASRFTLPVALASLAGEHIQDAELMMAGAVLTVLPVVITFLVLQRFYTEGVMRGSLKG
- a CDS encoding glucoamylase family protein, with translation MTSRPHRIASLLILALAAVASPSPGAAAGPAAAPAGEDALRGVIPGAQIAFLDSLERSAFRWFWELSDSTTGLTPDRAPTPSFASVGAMGFALTACPIGAERGWVTRAAAAERARRTLRFMARASQDSTDHAATGAQGFFYHFLDMKTGRRFEKIELSTIDTALMLAGALFCQAYFDGSGVAEREVRAWTDTLMNRVDWRWAQPRPPAMVLGWSPEEGFLPYDWGGLNETIILHILALGSNTHRVAPGLWSAYTRHYRWGSFEGQQMLGFAPLFGHQYSHVWIDFRGIRDDFMRAHDLDYFENSRRATLAQRAYAIANPSGLRGYGERLWGLTACDGPIDTTFIVAGRQREFFSYSARGASFTRVHDDGTICPAAAAGSMPFTPRESAEVLMAMRADYGTWAMNRYGFVDAFNPTLDFAARVPYGRVVVGRGWFDVDQLGIDQGPILAMIENARSGLIWRTMRRNPFIVRGLRRAGFQGGWLDAAPADWK
- a CDS encoding extracellular solute-binding protein, whose product is MRRASNAQLARLPAILALLLAAGCARRSEPPLRFWAMGREGEVVEERVREFERESGIRVEVQQIPWSAAHEKLITSFVGQSTPDVAQLGNTWVSEFTALHSLEPLDARVLHSAEVHPQGYFPGIWDTNVIDGKLRGIPWYVDTRVLFYRRDLLKRAGYDSIPGTWQGWRQAMEAVRRLAGPGKYAIFAPANQWNVPVILGLQRGSPLLVDDDTRAAFSDTSFRRAFEFYASWYRDRLAPPLTNNEIANLYDEFARATFSMYVSGPWDMGEFSRRLPPSLADAWETAPMPGPDGESSRLSLAGGSSLVIFHRSRRQDDAWKLIEFLSRPEQQVAFYHACGDLPARREAWADSALAVDRHLHAFRIQLERAVPTPKVPEWEQIANRLQDYAERVARGASPVDSALAGLDRDVDRMLEKRRWLVERARHASHAGFAP
- a CDS encoding discoidin domain-containing protein, giving the protein MIAAVALAPVAGRSAPRVLDDFESTSAWRAIPADGVQMKLSSEPGPWGHCLRVDFDFQKGGGYAVLHRELDLPLPENYRFAIRLRGATAPQNLEFKLADSTGDNVWWCNRRNFEFPAKWETLVTKRRQIAFAWGPRGGGELRHARAIEFAITAGSGGKGTVWFDELSFEPLARPPATPPRPVATASSGSAGWAVDRLPGTGWTPSSTDRAPWLDLDLGYDREFGGLILTWQAAGPPRNYDVEQADARGAWRIAKSVRGARGLRDYVVLPEREARRLRIALRGGRPSLGEIEVKPVEWAADPNSLVVSMASDAPRGCFPRAFLGEQSYWTIVGAPGARSKVLLGEDGAIEVAHGTFSIEPFLGVETGLRTWADARVTQSLRGGERPIPSVVWALDDLRLEVTAFADGEGDRAPLRVRYRLRNLAARSRVVKLRLALRPYQVNPPAQFLNRAGGV